A window of Lentibacillus sp. Marseille-P4043 contains these coding sequences:
- a CDS encoding type II toxin-antitoxin system PemK/MazF family toxin: protein MEQCINRVISFLIPVPFSNLTNKKQRPVLVISSNHYNKTTEDIVVVAITSQLKNLDYSVKIESKDLNEGELKVTSEIRADKVYTLSKDIIRKKFGKVNSKVLDDVRLNIKDLIK from the coding sequence TTGGAACAATGTATAAACAGGGTGATATCGTTTTTAATACCAGTTCCATTCAGCAACTTAACAAATAAAAAGCAGCGCCCTGTATTAGTTATTTCAAGTAATCATTACAATAAAACAACGGAGGATATAGTTGTAGTAGCTATTACGTCACAATTGAAAAATCTGGATTATTCTGTGAAAATTGAATCAAAAGATCTAAATGAAGGTGAACTTAAAGTTACATCTGAAATTAGGGCAGATAAAGTTTACACACTTTCCAAAGATATCATCAGGAAAAAATTTGGAAAAGTTAACTCTAAAGTTTTGGATGATGTTCGGTTAAATATAAAAGATCTGATAAAATAA
- a CDS encoding glycine C-acetyltransferase codes for MTSKALNAFLNENIADLKERGLYNEIDPVEGANGPVITINGKELINLSSNNYLGLATDDRLKKVAKDAVDSHGVGAGAVRTINGTLDLHLELEKKLAEFKGTEAAISFQSGFNCNMAAISAVMDKNDAILSDELNHASIIDGCRLSKAKIIRVNHSDMDDLRKKAKEAVESGQYNKIMVITDGVFSMDGDIANLPGIVEVAEEFDLITYVDDAHGSGVLGKGAGTVKHFGLQDKIDFQMGTLSKAIGVIGGYVAGKANLIDWLKVRSRPFLFSTAVTPADAAAATKAIELLMESTELNEKLWENSNYLKEGLKKLGFDIGHSETPITPCIIGDEKDTQKFSKKLNEAGVYAKSIVFPTVPKGTGRVRNMPTAAHTKEMLDDALAIYEKVGKEMGLI; via the coding sequence GTGACTAGTAAAGCATTAAATGCCTTTTTAAATGAAAATATTGCTGACTTAAAAGAACGTGGTCTATATAATGAAATTGATCCTGTCGAAGGGGCAAATGGACCAGTTATAACCATTAATGGAAAGGAATTAATTAACCTTTCATCTAACAATTATTTAGGGCTTGCAACGGATGACCGCTTAAAAAAAGTTGCTAAAGATGCAGTCGATTCACATGGTGTTGGGGCGGGTGCTGTCCGAACGATTAATGGAACGCTCGATCTTCACCTTGAATTAGAAAAAAAATTAGCTGAATTTAAAGGAACTGAAGCAGCTATTTCTTTCCAATCAGGGTTTAATTGTAACATGGCGGCAATTTCTGCGGTTATGGATAAAAATGATGCGATCCTTTCCGATGAGTTAAATCACGCATCGATTATTGATGGTTGCCGTTTATCGAAGGCTAAAATCATCCGGGTTAATCACTCTGATATGGATGACCTTCGTAAAAAAGCGAAAGAGGCCGTTGAATCTGGACAATACAATAAAATTATGGTTATTACGGATGGTGTATTCTCTATGGATGGGGATATTGCTAACCTTCCGGGAATTGTTGAAGTTGCGGAAGAGTTTGATCTAATCACCTATGTCGATGATGCACATGGATCAGGTGTATTAGGAAAAGGTGCCGGTACAGTGAAGCATTTCGGCTTGCAGGATAAAATTGACTTCCAAATGGGGACACTTTCCAAAGCAATCGGTGTTATCGGTGGATATGTTGCAGGTAAAGCTAATTTAATTGACTGGTTAAAAGTTCGCTCACGTCCATTTTTATTTTCTACAGCCGTTACACCAGCTGATGCAGCTGCAGCGACGAAAGCGATCGAATTGTTAATGGAAAGTACCGAATTAAATGAAAAGCTTTGGGAAAACAGTAACTACTTAAAAGAAGGCTTGAAAAAATTAGGGTTTGACATCGGACATAGTGAAACACCGATTACGCCATGTATAATTGGCGATGAAAAGGACACCCAGAAATTTAGTAAAAAACTTAATGAAGCTGGTGTTTACGCAAAGTCAATCGTCTTCCCAACTGTCCCAAAAGGAACTGGACGAGTGCGCAATATGCCAACAGCAGCACATACAAAGGAAATGCTTGATGACGCACTAGCTATTTATGAAAAAGTTGGTAAGGAAATGGGTCTTATCTAA
- a CDS encoding L-threonine 3-dehydrogenase, protein MKKILVTGALGQIGSELVAKLRETYGTANVIGTDIKEMAGNTGPFEIVDVTDADRLFSVAKEHNVDTIMHLAALLSAKAEEIPKKAWDLNMGGLVNALEVARELDLKFFTPSSIGAFGPTTPKDNTPQETIQRPTTMYGVNKVAGELLCDYYYYRYGVDTRGVRYPGLISHVTPPGGGTTDYAVEIYYEAIKHKTYTSYIAENTYMDMMYMPDALNAIIQLMEADPSKLKHRNAFNISAISAAPEDFAKAIKKHIPEFSLQYDVDPGRQKIAESWPNSIDSSAATEEWGFKAAYDIDTMTKDMLEKLSVAK, encoded by the coding sequence ATGAAGAAGATTTTAGTCACTGGTGCTCTTGGACAAATCGGTTCAGAGCTTGTAGCAAAACTTCGCGAAACATATGGTACAGCAAATGTAATTGGAACAGATATAAAGGAAATGGCCGGAAATACAGGCCCGTTTGAAATTGTCGATGTAACGGATGCCGACCGCTTATTTTCAGTTGCTAAGGAGCATAATGTCGATACGATTATGCATTTGGCAGCATTATTATCAGCCAAAGCAGAAGAGATCCCCAAAAAAGCGTGGGATTTAAATATGGGTGGGCTTGTAAATGCATTAGAAGTAGCACGTGAGCTTGACCTCAAGTTTTTTACACCTAGTTCAATTGGTGCATTTGGTCCAACAACACCAAAAGATAATACACCACAGGAGACGATTCAACGCCCAACAACGATGTATGGTGTTAACAAAGTAGCGGGTGAGCTGCTTTGTGACTATTACTATTATCGCTATGGTGTGGATACAAGAGGGGTCCGTTATCCTGGTTTGATCTCGCATGTCACTCCACCTGGTGGCGGAACAACTGATTATGCTGTGGAAATTTATTATGAAGCAATCAAACATAAAACATATACATCCTATATTGCGGAAAACACGTATATGGATATGATGTATATGCCGGATGCATTGAACGCGATCATTCAGTTAATGGAAGCTGATCCAAGCAAATTAAAGCATCGCAATGCGTTTAATATTTCTGCCATTTCTGCAGCACCGGAAGATTTTGCAAAGGCGATTAAGAAGCATATTCCGGAGTTTTCGCTTCAATATGATGTGGATCCGGGACGCCAGAAAATAGCGGAGAGTTGGCCAAACAGTATTGACTCATCAGCAGCAACAGAAGAATGGGGTTTTAAAGCAGCATATGACATTGATACGATGACCAAGGATATGCTGGAGAAGCTATCGGTAGCAAAATAA